CACTTGCTGGCGTTCCTTTCAAAGAAGTCTGGCCTGATTGGAAGCAGCTTCATCGAATTGCTGCCGAGCGCGAGGAACTTGCCGGACGAGACTCACTCGCTGCGATCCCGCTCAGCGAATGGTACCACCTTGTCTTCTGCGACAACGTTGACGAAGTTACGAAGATTGAACACTCCGCTAATCCAATCCCTTGGATCGCGGTACCGAGTTCCTTAGAGGACCCTGCGAAATTGAAGGCAACCGTTACCGATCGAACGGCAGATAGCCGCAGTCGAATTCTGGCCGCTCGCCAATTGCTCTCCATTTCAGACGAAGAAGTACCCGAGGAAATCTTGGGCATTGTGTTCGAGGCAACACACAAAGAAGGAATGTATGTCGTTGCCATCTATTCTGATGGCGGCATGGTCAGTTTACGGGGCCAGTCCGAGTTTCGAGTGCTACCTCCTGGTAGCGAAGGCCTCGCTGCTCAAGTTCAAGACGTGTTCGCTCAAGTCATGAAGGTGCGTGAATCCTTTGCGCCTCACTATCTGGCCCGTCCCAGGCGTCCATCGCCCAGTGAAGCGCGCATAACGCTATTAACGGCTCAAGGAACACGACTCTCGCAAGCGTCGTGGAAACTCTTCTACAAGCATCCAGCGACGCGAATCGTGGCCGACGCAGCGGTGATATTGGTTGATCAACTCTACGGTTTTGATCCTCCACGTAAGGATCCCGAAAGCGACTTACTGACCGGACAATCGACCGACATTCCTCAGATTTGGCCAGCCGTTTATCAACATCGAGCATCCGTTCAAATGGCGATCGTAATCAATACTGTCGCCACGCTTGCGACGCTTCTATCAGGCTTCATCGTGGTAGCCATCTTCTATTTCGGCGTTATCCTGTTCTGCAGTTATGCTGTTTACCGTCTCATGAAATCGATTGGCGAAACCTCGCGAGGCATTATCTACGCGATTCTTCAACTCGTACCTGTCGTCAACATTTTCGTGCTTGGACTGGCGCACTACCACTCAGATCGGCTCCTCCAACAGAACAGTCGTCGTGATGATGTATGATAGCGATCCCCAGCCTCACCATAGCCACAGTTCCCGGATAGAAGATCTACCAACACCGCTCGCGTCGTTGCGAAGGGATCGTCGTTTGGCGATTTGGGCCTGTGTCAGCTTACTTTTGGTATACGGCTTGACGTTTTTCATGGGATCTTTGCTAGGCGAGATCCTTGTAGGAGACCTCCCTTCACCTGACTGGGTCGATCCGGTTTACTTGGGACTCTTTTGGTTTCTTGTACCAACCCTGCCGGTAGCCCATTTGTTCGGGAGCATCGCTGGTTATCGCCTTACCCGGCACTGGCACGCAGTTTTCGCTTCGCTTTTGATCGCGGTTCTTTCCGGCATTCCTGGTGTGTCAGTTTTTATCCTCCTGTGGTTGATCCTTCGAGTTCCTCAAAAACCACGGACCGAATATTAAGAGTTATCGAAGCCCCGACCGTACTAATAGACTTGCCTTTCAGCTGAAAATAGACTGGCAGCGGTTAAAGCAACCAAGTTCGTTTCTACTCGCTTCGATCTCGTGGGAGTCTTGCTCATGATCCGTCGGTTCTTGCTTCTCGCATTACTAGCCTGCTTGCCCGTTAGCTCCCTTTTCGCTGCCGAGAAGTCGAAGCACGTCTTGCTGCTCGGAATCGACGGTTGTCGCTTCGACGCACTGACGAAAGCGAAGACACCGAATCTTGATAAGTTGATGGCCAAGGGCAGCTACTCTCCCACCACGCTCATTCTGGGCGATCGGTATCAGAAGAACGATACCGTAAGTGGTCCTGGCTGGGGAAGCATCGTGACCGGTGTATGGGCTGACAAGCACAACGTGCAAGACAACGGCTTCAAGGAACCTCATTTCGACAAGTTCCCTCACTTCTTTCATTACGTGAAGAAACGCATGCCGGACGCGAAAACGCTTTCAATCATTAATTGGTCGCCGATCAAGACTTTCATGGTTTCGTCAGCCGATATTTCCATCGACACGACCAGCATCCCCAAGGCATATAAAATGTGGGATGACGCCGCGGCCGCTTACGCCGTTGATTTAATCGATAAGGAGAAGCCAACAGCGATGATGCTTTACTTTGGCGAGGTGGACGAAACGGGCCACGCTCACGGTTTCCATCCGACGGTGCCGCAGTACATCGAAGCGATCGAACATGTCGACTCGCTCGTCGGTAAGGTTCTCGAAGCGATCGACAAGCAAAACGACCAAGCGTGGCTGATCGCCGTCACCAGCGACCACGGTGGACTAGGCACCGGCCATGGGGGCGGACATGATAAACCGGAGATTCTAAACAGTTTCCTGATCGTCAGTGGCCCG
The genomic region above belongs to Blastopirellula marina and contains:
- a CDS encoding alkaline phosphatase family protein; translation: MIRRFLLLALLACLPVSSLFAAEKSKHVLLLGIDGCRFDALTKAKTPNLDKLMAKGSYSPTTLILGDRYQKNDTVSGPGWGSIVTGVWADKHNVQDNGFKEPHFDKFPHFFHYVKKRMPDAKTLSIINWSPIKTFMVSSADISIDTTSIPKAYKMWDDAAAAYAVDLIDKEKPTAMMLYFGEVDETGHAHGFHPTVPQYIEAIEHVDSLVGKVLEAIDKQNDQAWLIAVTSDHGGLGTGHGGGHDKPEILNSFLIVSGPAAEKGKFDEQVYIVDAVPTLLTYLGVEIDDAWQLDGHAVGLKREDK